A window of Rhinolophus ferrumequinum isolate MPI-CBG mRhiFer1 chromosome X, mRhiFer1_v1.p, whole genome shotgun sequence contains these coding sequences:
- the LOC117026477 gene encoding ferritin heavy chain-like, protein MTTAPPSYVRQNYYPECEAAINNQIVLELYASYVYESMASYFSSHEVALKRFAGFFLQQSSQERKHAERLMELQNQRGGHLRLRDISRPDRNRWENGLKAMECALHLERSVNQSLLDLHQLATENKDAHLCAFLSSHCLQGQVEFIKELGDHITKLRKMGAPESGLADYLFDKLTLGDSDKKN, encoded by the coding sequence ATGACGACCGCGCCGCCCTCGTACGTGCGCCAGAACTACTACCCCGAATGCGAGGCCGCCATCAACAACCAGATCGTCCTGGAGCTCTACGCCTCCTACGTGTATGAGTCCATGGCCTCCTATTTCAGCAGCCACGAGGTGGCCTTGAAGCGCTTCGCCGGGTTCTTCCTGCAGCAGTCCAGCCAGGAGAGGAAGCACGCGGAGAGGCTGATGGAGCTGCAGAACCAGCGCGGGGGCCACCTCCGCCTGCGCGACATCAGCAGGCCTGACCGCAACCGCTGGGAGAACGGCCTGAAGGCCATGGAGTGCGCCTTGCACCTGGAGAGGAGCGTGAACCAGAGCCTGCTCGACCTGCACCAGCTGGCCACCGAGAACAAGGACGCCCACCTGTGCGCCTTCCTGAGCAGTCACTGCCTGCAGGGGCAGGTGGAGTTCATCAAAGAGCTGGGGGACCACATCACCAAGCTGCGCAAGATGGGAGCCCCGGAATCCGGCTTGGCAGACTACCTCTTTGACAAGCTCACCCTGGGCGACAGTGACAAAAAGAACTGA